GGGGCGCTGAGTGCCTTTTCCGGCACCACGTGGCGTGTGGGACGCGCAGGACGCGGCCAAGAGGACCGCAAGAAGTACTGAAAGAACCCGAATCCACATGGATCATGACTAGGGCAAAGAAAAAATACGCGCAAGTTGGTTGACAACTACGCCGTAACTGGCCTAACACCTCTGCTCCGCGAGCTGGGGGATCGTCTAGCGGCAGGACTATGGACTCTGACTCCATCAACCTAGGTTCGAATCCTAGTCCCCCAGCCAAATAGTTTTTTTGTATTGCGTCCCCATCGTCTAGCCTGGTCCAGGACACCGGCCTTTCACGCCGATAACAGGGGTTCAAATCCCCTTGGGGACGCCAAATGATTCTAAGAGGTTACTGAGAGAGTGGCCTCATTTGCTAGAGGTGGATATCCCCGCTGGATATCCCCAGACCCCCGGTGCGGCTACACCGGGGGTTTTTTAGTTTTAAGCTTCAGCACTCTTACGCGGGAGCACCATAACTTTTGCGGGGCCGCGATTCCCAAGAGCGTCTTCCAATGCTTCCTTGGCGGCATCCAGCCCAAGGTCGCGGAGGTATATCTCCGTTGTCCTGGGACTCTTGTGCCTGAGGATGCGCTGAATGACGCTAACGGGGTAGCCACGGTGATAGAGGATCGTTGCTGTCAGGTGTCTAATAGCGTGGAATCCAAACCTAGGTATCCCGGCTCGCTCGCAGAGACGGCGCATGAACTGAAGGCGTTTCCTGAAGGGGTTGCCGTAGTGCTCCACACAGAAGGGGGTTCTTTCCAGGCAGACGAAAACGTACGGCGTATCTTTTATTGGCCGATCTTCCCACCAGTGAAGCAACTCGGCCTTCAGTTCCGCAGCGAGTGGAACCCAGTCCTGCTCGAGGTTCCCGCCTTGGCGCTTTCTGGTCCAGAGCCTGACGCGGTTGTTGGGGAAATCCACATCGGACCACTTCAGCTTGAAGACTTCCCCCCTACGAGCCGCCAGAAAGAGAAAGGTCATAAGCATCAGTCGATCCTGGCCATCTACCGAGTCCAGAACCTTGTCGAAGTTCTCAACAGGAGGAACATATCTGGGTTTTTGCACCTCCGGGAATTTTTCCACCGTTAGGATGGGGTTCCCGTCCGGAAATCCGGCGAGGTACTTCCTACCCCAGTTCCAGGCGGTGGCAAGGTTCTTACGGTCCTTGTTGGCCGCGCTGCCTGATCTCTGCTTGGCCTGCACCATCAGGTGCTGGAAGACCTTGGGTACCGTAAGCGTCTCTACGGCGCTTGCCGATGGAGCGGTCCGCATGAGTTCCTGGAAGGCCTTCACCTTTTCCTTGTACGTGATTGGGGCGTGACGGTCTTTGGCGTAGTCCAGGTATCGGTTGGCCCAGTTGAGTAGGGTCAAGGAGGTTGTGGCGGTTGGCATCGTCGCCATCCGTCTTTTTTTCTCCTCTTCCCAGGCCACCGCTTTGCGGTACTCTGGACCGCCTTGTGGTCCGGTTCCGAACCACTTGCTGGCTACCACTTTCTTGTCCAACTTCACCTGGCCGCGCCAACGAAGTTCGCCCCGGCGCTTGCATAATGCTGGCATCGAGTATCTCCTTGATTCTGCTTTCAAAGAACCACAGGTGTCCCGGGATGACCTCGACACCGCCAAGACGATCAGCGTATTTTCTGACCGTCCTGGGGTCAATGCCGAGCATCTCGGCAACTTGTTTCGGTGTCATCGGGCGTTCGGTCATACCTGAGGTCTTCCAAGCTTGTTCTCGCGGGGCTTCCCCCACGGTGCTTAAGCGTATTAGAAGAAGGCACGGCGGCTGTTCATGAGGGTTTAGTCAGTTGTTAATCTCCAGGAGGGCAGACAGTGACGGATGAGGAGAGAAATTTCAGGCACAGGGAGTTTTGGCTCTGGGAGTTTGTCCGCCGGAACGTGGGATATCGGCGTGACTACGACGCTTTCGTCCAAATCTGGGAGCAGTTCACTCCCATCAAAAACTACCGCAGGGGAGATATCTTCGCCACTTTGGTGACACTTCAGGGTCTCGCGAACCTGGATTTAGTGGAGCCAACCAAGCGGGACAAGATTCACGCCCACTTCCCGAGCATCACCACGGCAATAAGCGGGTTTGCTGAAAAATATGGCCGTAGCCCGAAGGATTATACTGAGGGTCACGAGGCGGAGGAGATTCTTGTGGCACTCCTTGCGGGTGACGAGTCCATTCTCGACAATTACACAGATTATGAACAACGCCCCGTGGCAACCGAGCATGAGGAACTCGGCAGCGGCAAGGTACAGTTGGTGATAGACCTCGGTAGGAACCTGGACATGATCTTAAAGGAGGTTACGGCCATCTACTATGACTGCAAATATCAGGACCCAGAGGCAAAACTACGCCGGGAGATAGGCCAAGCACGGGAAGAATGTGTTCGGCAAGCGATCAAAGAGCAAGGCGGCCGACTGCGGGCGGCCAACCTCCCGAGGGCCTGCGGACTATGTATATACGACCAGCAAGTGGCCAATCCAGGAGAATCACTTCATGCCATCACGAAGCAGTTTCTCGACAAATTCGAGGCTCAGTTGGGGCTGATCCCTGGGCAGCGCTCGTTGTTCGATGTCAAACGCCTATCCGATCTGTACAAGGTGATCCAATCTTCGGTGGACCAGATTCAGTTCAAGCCGTTGACCTAAAGAAACATTCCTCCTCCGGAGATTATCGTCTCAACTAACCTCCCGTTATTTTCACGCACGCTCCTGAGAAGAGAAGCGTCACGCTCCCTAGGGAGCGAATAACTTCTCCGGAGGAAGCAATGAAGCTTCATCAATTTCTTACGGCGCTTTGGGGATCACCGCCCCCTCAAGGAGCGCTCAACATCTGGCGCAAGGCGGACAAATCAACCCAGAGCTTTGCCCTGCCAGACGAATTCGCGCAGATTGGCTCGCTTATTCAACAAACAGGCACAAGCCCCAACGATTTGTATCATCAGGTAGGGCTCCAAGCGCAAAAGACAGGCGCAGCCAGTCGCGGCACCGCCGATACCTGCGTAGCTATCCCCGGTTTCTGGATGGACATAGACATCCTGGGCTCTGGGCATAAGGCAACAGAACTCCCACCCGACCAAGACGCGGCCATGGCTCTTCTTGATGAGTTCCCTCTGCCCCCGTCGCTGATCATCCACAGTGGGGGTGGGCTCCAGGTGTATTGGCTCTTCTCCTCTCCGTGGGTATTCGCGTCCCAAGCGGACCGCGATGAGGCTCAGTCGCTCTCCAAGAACACGCAGGCGGCCCTGCTGAAATTAGCACAAGGCCATGGATGGAAGCTGGATAACACCAGCGATCTAGTTCGCTTGCTCCGCATCCCTGGCACCTTCAACGCGAAGGACCCGTCTAACCTGCGTGAAGTACGTGTCCTTTGCTACGAACCAGAGCGTCGTTACACTCCAGAGGACTTCGAGCAGTTCGTTCCGGTAGCTAGTCCAGTGTGTGCCGCAACAACACAAGTCCCCACGGTAGTTGTGCCGCGCCCGGCATCACTGCTTTCCCCGTCTGCGGATGGCAAGTTGATCCTTGAGCATTGTGCCTGGATGGCCCACTGTCGCGATGACGCAGCTTCCCTCCCTGAACCTGAGTGGTATGCCATGCTCTCCGTTGTAGCGGCTTGCGAGAATGGCCGCGAATTCGCTCATGCGCTCAGCAGCCCTCACTCGGGATACAGCCAGTCTGAGACCGACAGGAAGTTCGAGCACGCAAGGATCACCGCTGGCCCTCGCACCTGCGACAATATTCGCACCCAACTCAATGGCGCGGCCTACTGTGATGCCTGCGTCTTCTCGGATTTCGTGAAAAGCCCCGTCGTGTTGGGGAGCAATCCGGATAGGACCAAAGCCCTTCTTGACGTCGCGAGCGGGCTCACGGCTGTCCATGTCAACCCGGCGAGCGCCTTCAACGAGGATTTTGTGGCGGCCATGGCCATGATGTCTAGGCAGGACCCGGCGCTTTTCAGCAAAGTCCGGGCGGTTCTTGCGAAAATGGGCGTGGCAGTTCGTAGGCTGGACCAGATGATTCAGGCTCATGCGGCCCACGCTTCTCACTACCTGATCCAGGGGGGCGAACTATACTTTGACCGTGGTAGCGGGATCACCACCAAAATCGCTAATTTCGTGGCAGAGATCACTGAGGAAGAAGCTCATGATGACGGCCTGACCGTAAACCGCAGCTACCGAATTCGAGGCACGGCAGCTGACGGCTCCCTGCTAGGTGACATCTCCATCCCTTGCGCCGATTATCCGGCTATGACCTGGGTGGATGAGCAGTTCGGGCATCGCGCCATCATCACTCCGAACTGCCAGGCGCATATGGTGGCTGCAATCAAGTACCTCAGCCTCAACAAGTGCGTCCCGTCCAAGACAGTGTTTAAGCACACGGGTTGGCGCAACGACAAGGGCGTGTGGCGTTTTTTAACAGGTTCCGGAGCCCTCGGTGTCCATGGCCTTGATACCTCCGTGGTGGTCGATGTTGGATCGTGGGCGTCTGCCTACGCCCTGCCAGATGTTCCAGCTAACCAGCCGCAACTCCACGATGCCATGGCAAAGGCTGAAGGCCTGCTTGGCTTTCTCCCTGCCCCACTGGCCTACGCCCTGTTCAGCGCCGTGTTTCGTGCTCCTCTCGCGGAGGTCTCTCCAGTGGACTTCTCGCTTTACCTTGAGGGTAAAACCGGGAGCTTCAAATCCGAGTGCGCCGCAGTCATGCTCGGCTTCTTTGGACCGCAGTTCCATGGCAAGAGTCTGCCGGGGAGTTGGTCCAGTACGGACAACGCCCTCGTTCTCCAGGCCTTCACCTTGAAGGACATCCCTTTTGTGGTTGATGACTTCAACCCTGTGGGAACCCTGCAGGATGTAAACGCATGGCATAGGAAAGCGGACAGAGTGTTCCGTGCTCAAGGAAACCTAGCTCCCAGGGGCCGCATGAATCAAGGTGGTTCCATGAGACCTATGACTCCCCCGCGCGGCATGATCGTCTCCACCGGTGAGGACCTGCCTAACGGTCATAGCCTCCAGGCTCGCTTGGTTATCCTACACCTCAAGCCCGGCGATGTGGATAAGACGGCTTTGAGCGCCCTCCAGGTTCATCGTGGCAATGGGCTGCTGGCCAGTGTCATGGCTGCTTTCATCCAGCACCTCGCGGGCCAGATGGGTACGCTCCCTGGTCAATTGAAGACTCTCTTCGCGCAGCTACGCGCGGAGGCGGCAAGTAAGATCAACGCGCACACCCGTACCCCGGACAACATTGCCAGCCTGGCGATTGGATACCAGATGTACCTTGAGTTCGCCGTGCAGGTGGGCTTCATCCAGGCGCACGAGAAGCAAGTCCGTTGGGAAAAGGGCTGGCAGGCGCTGATTGATCTTGGCGCGAGCCAGGGTGGCAACCTCCAGGATGAGGACCCCATTGAACGCTTCGGCGATCTCCTGGCGTCTGCTATTCTAGGCGGCCACGGACATCTTCAGGACAAGCAAGGCAATCAGCCGTCTTCACCCCAGACCCAAGGTTGGCGAAATCATGGTGACCAGACATCTCCCTCCTGGATTCCCCAAGGTCCTCTGGTGGGCTACATCGACGGTAACGATCTGTATCTACTGGCTGACAACGCATTTGCTGCCGTCCAGCAGCTCGCCAGGACGCAGGGAGGAGCATACCCGCTCAGCAAAGCAGGATTGATCCGCCGCCTCAAGGACGCGGGAAAAATCGTGAGCCATGACTCCAATCTGAACACCGTCCGCCTGTCTATG
The sequence above is drawn from the Desulfovibrio sp. genome and encodes:
- a CDS encoding site-specific integrase; the protein is MPALCKRRGELRWRGQVKLDKKVVASKWFGTGPQGGPEYRKAVAWEEEKKRRMATMPTATTSLTLLNWANRYLDYAKDRHAPITYKEKVKAFQELMRTAPSASAVETLTVPKVFQHLMVQAKQRSGSAANKDRKNLATAWNWGRKYLAGFPDGNPILTVEKFPEVQKPRYVPPVENFDKVLDSVDGQDRLMLMTFLFLAARRGEVFKLKWSDVDFPNNRVRLWTRKRQGGNLEQDWVPLAAELKAELLHWWEDRPIKDTPYVFVCLERTPFCVEHYGNPFRKRLQFMRRLCERAGIPRFGFHAIRHLTATILYHRGYPVSVIQRILRHKSPRTTEIYLRDLGLDAAKEALEDALGNRGPAKVMVLPRKSAEA